The window ATAGTCTTACCACAACAGGATCTAGATTGCCTACTGGGTGACGTACCTGTTGGCTAAGTCAGGGATAAAGGATAGGTTTCAGCCGTCATCCTGCGTTTGTGGTGTATCTTCGATTTAGAAAGCCAATTAGAGACTAATTAAACTATGTTCCTGAATATTGACAAAGTTCGCCCCTATTTTCCAGCGTTGTCCGGAAATTGGACTTTTTTTGATAATGCTGGTGGGTCACAAACTCTGAAAAAAGTAGTAGATAGAATTAGTGAATTTCTCTTGACTACTGATGTCCAACTGGGGGCTTCTTATGAAGTTTCTCAACTAGCTGGAGAAAGAGTTGCTTTGGCTAATCAGGGAATGGCGACGTTGATTAATGCCAAATCACCAAAGGAAGTTGTCATGGGAGCATCCAGTACCATGATGTTGAAAATACTTTCACTGTGTTTGAGCCAAACTTTTACACCTGGGGATGAGGTTATTGTGACTAATTGTGACCATGAAGCTAATATTGGGGCTTGGGTAGCTCTGGAAAAGCAAGGAATTAAGCTGAAAGTTTGGCAAATTCGCCGTGATACTTTAGAACTGCATTTGGAAGATTTAGAAACATTAATGAGTCAGCGGACAAAATTAGTGGCTTTGACTCATGCTTCTAATATTTTGGGAACTATCAACCCGATGAAAGAAATTACTGAATTTGTGCATGAACGTGGGGCGATGGTTTGTGTGGATGGCGTAGCTTATGCGCCACATAGATTAATTGATGTTCAA is drawn from Nodularia sp. LEGE 06071 and contains these coding sequences:
- a CDS encoding cysteine desulfurase-like protein, yielding MFLNIDKVRPYFPALSGNWTFFDNAGGSQTLKKVVDRISEFLLTTDVQLGASYEVSQLAGERVALANQGMATLINAKSPKEVVMGASSTMMLKILSLCLSQTFTPGDEVIVTNCDHEANIGAWVALEKQGIKLKVWQIRRDTLELHLEDLETLMSQRTKLVALTHASNILGTINPMKEITEFVHERGAMVCVDGVAYAPHRLIDVQDLDVDFYVLSCYKVYGSHCALLYGKEEHLLRMPGLNHYFIEQSDIPYKFQLGNLNFELTYGMLGLCDYLSELAQIHYGDQTAPEMRSQMAQVFDLISVHEENLCDRLLQYLNSQSKIRVIGKSTADRESRVPTISFAVDGIHSSTIPPKVDPDYIGIRYGDFYAKRLIEYLGLATQGGIIRVSMVHYNTLEEVDRLIEAFERVLI